In a single window of the Raphanus sativus cultivar WK10039 chromosome 9, ASM80110v3, whole genome shotgun sequence genome:
- the LOC108823346 gene encoding 40S ribosomal protein S4-2: MARGLKKHLKRLNAPHHWSLDKLGGAFAPKPSSGPHKSRECLPLVLIIRNRLKYALTYREVISILMQRHIQVDGKVRTDKTYPAGFMDVVSIPKTNENFRLLYDTKGRFRLHSLRDEEAKFKLCKVRTIQLGQKGIPYLNTYDGRTIRYPDPLIKPNDTIKLDLEENKVVDFIKFDVGNVVMVTGGRNRGRVGVIKNREKHKGSFETIHIQDSTGHEFATRLGNVFTLGKGTKPWVSLPKGKGIKLTIIEEARKRLAGQQAA, encoded by the exons GCGAGAGGTTTGAAGAAGCATTTGAAGAGGCTCAATGCCCCTCACCATTGGAGCCTTGACAAACTTGGTGGTGCTTTT GCCCCCAAGCCATCTTCTGGACCCCACAAGTCGAGGGAGTGCCTTCCCCTCGTTCTTATCATCAGGAACAGGTTGAAGTATGCTCTTACCTACCGTGAAGTCATCTCCATCTTGATGCAAAGGCACATCCAAGTCGATGGCAAAGTCAGGACTGACAAGACCTACCCTGCTGGTTTCATGGATGTTGTCTCTATCCCCAAGACTAACGAGAACTTCCGTCTCCTCTATGATACCAAGGGACGTTTCCGTCTCCACTCCCTCAGGGACGAGGAAGCCAAG TTTAAGCTGTGCAAAGTCAGGACTATCCAGTTAGGACAGAAGGGCATTCCTTACCTGAACACATACGATGGTCGCACCATCCGTTACCCTGACCCACTCATCAAGCCTAATGACACCATCAAGCTCGACTTGGAGGAGAACAAGGTTGTGGACTTCATCAAGTTTGATGTCGGCAATGTTGTGATGGTGACTGGAGGAAGAAACAGAGGGCGTGTTGGTGTGATTAAGAACCGTGAGAAGCACAAGGGAAGCTTTGAGACTATCCACATCCAAGACTCTACAGGACATGAGTTTGCAACTAGGTTGGGAAACGTCTTCACCCTCGGCAAAGGAACTAAGCCATGGGTTTCTCTTCCTAAGGGAAAAGGTATTAAGTTGACCATCATCGAGGAAGCCAGGAAGAGGCTCGCTGGCCAACAGGCTGCTTAA